ATTACCCTAATAATATTATCAATTTTTTGTTGAGAAAGTCCTTTAATATTTTTAAGTCTTTCTGGTTGTTCCACTATCGTATCAAGAATGTGTTCTTCCTCGCACAATTCATCATATATTTTTTCAGCCATTTTTTCACCAATACCAACAAAATTTGGGCCCGATAAAAAACTAACTATTAAATCTTTAGAAGTTGGTAAGACTATTTGAGAGTTTATTGCATTAAATTGTATTCCATATTTTTGATGCTCAACAAAACTACCCTCAAATTGATATTCAAAATTTTCTTCAATGTTTGAAAAATTACCTGTAATTGTTAAATCATCATTCTCATAGACGGTTGCTAAAATATAATAATTATTATCTGCATTAAAAAAAATAATTTTTTCAACATAAGCATCTATTTTTTCGTAATTAGACATAATTTATTTCCTTATCTTCTAAATATATTTTATCAATTGTTCCTCCACCACAACAATATTTATCACTATAAAATACACATGCTTGACCGATTGTTATTCCTAATGGTAAATTTTCAGAATAAACATATGCACTAGTTTCATCAATCCACTCAATACTAACAGGATATTCTTGTTGTCGATATCTAAACTTTGCATTACACTCTTTTATTCCTATAAAATCATTATTATTTATTTGAATATCAACTATTAATGCTTTATCACATTTTAAAAATGCTTGCTCACTATCATTAGAAACATACAATACCTTTTTTTCTAAATCTTTTCCCATAACATACCATTTTCCATTAGAAAACTCTTTTTGACCACCAATTCCTAATCCTTTTGATTGTCCAATTGTATAATACATAACACCACTATGCTGTCCTACAACTTTTTTTGTTGAATAATCAACTATATTTCCTGGTTGTGCAGGAATATAATTAGCTAAAAAGCTTTTAAAATTTCTTTCACCTATAAAACAAATTCCAGTGCTATCTTTTTTGCTTGCAACTACTAAATCTAATGAACTTGCAATTTCTCTAATTTCTTGTTTCGTATAATTTGCTAGTGGAAACAATGATTTAGATAATTGGTATTGGCTTAACTGTGATAAAAAATATGTTTGATCTTTATTTGTATCTTTTGCCTTTATTAAATAGCTTCCGTTTTCTGTATGCTCAACACCACAATAATGTCCCATTGCAATATAATCAAAATTATTTTTTAAAGCAAAGTTTAAAAATTGATCAAATTTAATAAATTTATTACATAAAATATCTGGATTAGGAGTACGTCCTAATTTGTATTCATTAATAAAATATGTAAAAACATGATCCCAGTATTCATTAACAAAATCAATTCTTACAATATCAATTCCAAGTTGTTTACAAACCTCTTTTGCATCGTTATAGTCTACTTCCTGTGGACAAATATTATCATTTAATGTTGGATTACCCATTATATCATTATTTGCTGTACTATCCCAATTTCTCATGAAACCACCTACAACTTCATAACCCTGGTCTAATAATACTTTTGCAGCTACTGC
This DNA window, taken from Bacilli bacterium PM5-9, encodes the following:
- a CDS encoding tRNA-specific 2-thiouridylase (product_source=KO:K00566; cath_funfam=2.30.30.280,2.40.30.10,3.40.50.620; cog=COG0482; ko=KO:K00566; pfam=PF03054; superfamily=52402; tigrfam=TIGR00420), with product MKKRVLLGISGGVDSAVAAKVLLDQGYEVVGGFMRNWDSTANNDIMGNPTLNDNICPQEVDYNDAKEVCKQLGIDIVRIDFVNEYWDHVFTYFINEYKLGRTPNPDILCNKFIKFDQFLNFALKNNFDYIAMGHYCGVEHTENGSYLIKAKDTNKDQTYFLSQLSQYQLSKSLFPLANYTKQEIREIASSLDLVVASKKDSTGICFIGERNFKSFLANYIPAQPGNIVDYSTKKVVGQHSGVMYYTIGQSKGLGIGGQKEFSNGKWYVMGKDLEKKVLYVSNDSEQAFLKCDKALIVDIQINNNDFIGIKECNAKFRYRQQEYPVSIEWIDETSAYVYSENLPLGITIGQACVFYSDKYCCGGGTIDKIYLEDKEINYV